Proteins encoded in a region of the Treponema sp. J25 genome:
- a CDS encoding MFS transporter, translated as MQFHLSPYQLKKARSLYNIFNTLNGLAFTLLSGNIITLYALRLGVSATVIGVLNALVFSSFFFMPVGKYLVRRHPIVQVFATAWLFRYVGMIPILFIPLAVQGARLDIALVLLLLSVSLFHITRGVGMIGNNPVLNELAAGPDRGAYMTTIQIIGSGVSLVTNLLLALLLGRNPPLLMYTLILGFGIGAGIFSSFMLYRIPEPARENPAGEQDFFSTVQHAFARAPFRRFMVIFLTLSFVSSVARSFLVVYGRQVYHQGDGMIAFYSVFGGIGALMVGLLTRLLVDRIGAKPLYVSFTFTALLGLALVLLSPAMNLLSSEEAYPFSQNVIVVLLCTIFFIVNFAFAGTEGVAQPYFFGLVRPTDILDLGILYYIVYGLAGAFGSFVAGVFLDMVGQWGISPLWAFRMLYGFLSLLTILVLYWQRKLIRLGALPLRGALAVIFSFKDLRALTLLDKLEKTTQPEEEQALLEALHENPSPVALSDLLTRLRSPRLMVRLEALRAIDALEDLSPEARDALMEDVVHNPFTTAYASARILGNHGVREAIPLLRQAVFSEDYMLAGEALLALARLRDEESRSLIEKVVSSSHNPRLQIMGALALEILGSMESLGVLLDVIRYEHPAPYVRDEITLAMAGILGVGKEFYAVLVQYLSDPLLLSPLVMDMLEEAINTCLKGKRKQTREKMIPIFQDLRIAMEQYLGERKGVPLSCWIQKHLGNLKNPGGFLFAEIVLEDELAPYERLRLLVGTWIAKHLEHLSW; from the coding sequence ATGCAATTTCATTTAAGTCCGTACCAATTAAAAAAAGCCCGGTCGTTATATAATATTTTTAATACCCTGAACGGGCTTGCCTTTACGCTCCTGAGCGGTAATATCATCACCCTGTATGCCCTACGGCTGGGCGTCTCTGCCACGGTGATCGGCGTATTAAATGCCCTGGTGTTTTCGTCGTTTTTCTTTATGCCCGTCGGAAAATACCTGGTGCGACGTCATCCTATCGTACAGGTTTTTGCTACGGCCTGGCTTTTTCGGTATGTGGGCATGATTCCCATCCTTTTTATTCCCCTTGCGGTACAGGGGGCACGTCTTGATATCGCCCTTGTTTTGTTGTTGCTCTCTGTTTCCCTGTTTCATATTACCCGCGGGGTCGGAATGATTGGCAATAACCCGGTCCTTAATGAACTTGCGGCGGGCCCTGATCGGGGGGCCTATATGACCACCATTCAAATCATTGGGAGTGGGGTTTCCCTGGTAACCAATCTGCTTCTGGCCCTATTATTGGGGAGAAATCCCCCTCTTTTGATGTATACGTTAATACTCGGGTTTGGAATTGGGGCAGGAATTTTTAGTAGCTTTATGCTGTATCGTATTCCTGAACCGGCGCGAGAAAATCCGGCGGGGGAGCAGGATTTTTTTTCTACTGTCCAACATGCCTTTGCTCGAGCACCGTTCCGACGGTTCATGGTGATTTTCCTGACCCTTAGTTTTGTTTCGTCGGTAGCCCGTTCGTTCCTTGTGGTGTATGGAAGGCAGGTATACCACCAGGGTGATGGGATGATCGCCTTTTATTCTGTCTTTGGGGGGATAGGGGCGCTGATGGTAGGCCTGCTTACCCGTCTTTTAGTGGATCGAATCGGTGCAAAACCCCTATATGTATCTTTTACCTTTACTGCTCTTTTAGGCCTTGCCCTGGTACTTTTATCACCAGCGATGAATCTTCTTTCATCAGAAGAAGCCTATCCTTTTTCTCAGAACGTAATAGTGGTGTTGCTCTGTACGATCTTTTTTATTGTGAACTTTGCCTTTGCAGGGACCGAAGGAGTGGCTCAACCGTACTTTTTTGGGTTAGTTCGCCCTACAGATATTCTGGACCTGGGTATTCTGTACTATATTGTCTATGGTCTTGCGGGTGCCTTTGGTTCCTTTGTTGCGGGGGTATTTCTTGATATGGTTGGTCAGTGGGGAATTTCTCCCCTCTGGGCTTTCCGGATGCTCTATGGATTTTTGAGTCTCCTTACCATACTGGTTTTATACTGGCAGAGAAAATTAATCCGATTGGGAGCCTTGCCACTGCGGGGAGCGTTAGCGGTAATCTTTTCATTTAAAGATCTCCGGGCCCTTACTCTTCTGGATAAGCTTGAAAAGACTACCCAACCTGAAGAAGAACAGGCCCTGCTCGAAGCCCTCCACGAAAATCCGTCGCCGGTGGCCCTTTCAGATTTGCTTACCCGTTTGCGTTCCCCCCGGCTTATGGTTCGCCTCGAAGCCCTTCGGGCAATCGATGCTCTGGAAGACCTTTCACCAGAAGCCCGGGACGCCCTTATGGAAGATGTGGTGCACAATCCCTTTACCACCGCCTATGCTTCAGCCCGGATTCTCGGCAACCATGGGGTCCGAGAAGCCATTCCGCTCTTGCGACAGGCCGTGTTTTCGGAAGACTACATGCTGGCGGGAGAAGCCCTACTAGCCCTGGCGCGCCTTCGGGACGAAGAATCCCGTTCTCTTATAGAAAAGGTGGTCAGCTCTTCTCATAATCCCCGACTCCAGATTATGGGCGCCCTGGCCCTGGAAATTCTTGGTTCGATGGAGTCCCTGGGGGTGCTCCTCGATGTGATCCGCTATGAACATCCTGCTCCGTATGTACGGGATGAGATTACCCTTGCTATGGCAGGAATTCTGGGGGTAGGAAAAGAGTTTTATGCGGTGCTGGTGCAATATCTTTCTGACCCTTTATTGCTTTCTCCGCTGGTGATGGATATGTTAGAGGAAGCGATCAATACTTGTCTTAAAGGAAAGAGGAAACAGACCAGAGAAAAAATGATCCCCATTTTTCAGGACCTGCGTATCGCTATGGAACAGTATCTAGGTGAAAGAAAGGGGGTTCCCCTTTCCTGCTGGATTCAGAAGCATCTGGGGAATTTAAAAAATCCCGGGGGGTTCCTTTTTGCTGAAATAGTGTTGGAAGATGAACTTGCCCCCTATGAACGCTTACGCCTCTTAGTGGGAACCTGGATTGCAAAACACCTGGAACATCTTTCCTGGTGA
- a CDS encoding SH3 domain-containing protein: MIVLGFLLSLPLSCTRPMGWGVVLWTIDAHSIPAGTVVPVYIRSNIDKVWVIGIPKELLSKSPAGETQDKIEVPLWQINFFKQKSKAQQWAASFAPFASLYGETLQDGLPIRDSPDNNGRRVYRLREGQIVKILASVKGSPVMGADGPLPGEWLQVLTDDGVSGYCFSYRLRIFEKQVAVSEKSQAEKTQKGSTTDEELELVLGSRWVPLWYRSMYEKQMVDLNRVSEKWGFFPSLEGGIVHIRMPDFEKSYRFTSIERKDEHTWYFAGTPIQMRLAEKDQLDVEIQESGKERRFFQYTLLPVAVEDWIRQEEERRLALYDQLRNEGSLWRSPTYGTLSFLPEGNFQWEDYEVLFPQIIPFRGPARGKVITGLYIPEELLSLYEGAFQLILSSPQAGTASENSPQSSSSGQGKELGLTFLYTLQNSELILEYVPSSAVDGVQVLRRAPAPLILRFQKGETSGGIEPPPFFLGSGRWLIPENRRS; encoded by the coding sequence ATGATTGTACTGGGTTTTTTGCTCAGTCTTCCCCTCTCCTGTACTCGTCCGATGGGATGGGGGGTTGTTCTCTGGACCATTGATGCTCATTCTATCCCCGCAGGAACGGTGGTACCGGTCTATATTCGTTCTAACATCGATAAGGTTTGGGTAATTGGGATACCAAAGGAGTTGTTGAGCAAGTCTCCCGCCGGGGAGACCCAGGATAAAATAGAAGTGCCCCTCTGGCAGATTAACTTTTTTAAACAGAAATCCAAGGCCCAGCAGTGGGCGGCGTCCTTTGCTCCCTTTGCTTCCCTGTATGGCGAGACCCTGCAGGATGGGCTTCCCATACGGGATAGCCCCGATAATAATGGCCGGCGGGTGTATCGGCTCCGGGAGGGGCAGATCGTAAAGATTCTGGCCAGTGTGAAAGGAAGCCCGGTTATGGGCGCCGATGGGCCACTCCCCGGTGAATGGCTTCAAGTGTTGACCGATGATGGCGTGAGCGGTTACTGCTTTTCCTATCGCTTGCGAATATTTGAAAAACAGGTTGCAGTTTCTGAGAAGTCCCAGGCAGAAAAGACGCAAAAGGGTTCCACCACAGATGAAGAATTAGAGCTTGTTCTTGGTAGTAGATGGGTACCCCTCTGGTATCGTTCGATGTATGAAAAGCAGATGGTGGACCTTAATCGGGTATCAGAAAAGTGGGGGTTCTTTCCATCCCTTGAGGGAGGCATAGTACATATCCGTATGCCCGATTTTGAAAAGAGCTATCGATTTACCTCTATCGAAAGAAAGGATGAACACACCTGGTATTTTGCCGGCACACCGATTCAGATGCGTCTTGCAGAAAAGGATCAACTGGATGTGGAGATTCAAGAATCAGGGAAGGAACGGCGCTTTTTTCAGTATACCCTTCTTCCTGTAGCAGTGGAAGATTGGATTCGTCAGGAAGAGGAACGACGGCTTGCCCTGTATGATCAACTCCGGAACGAAGGATCCCTCTGGAGAAGTCCTACTTATGGCACCCTTTCTTTTTTGCCCGAAGGGAATTTTCAATGGGAAGACTATGAAGTGCTTTTCCCTCAAATAATTCCGTTTCGGGGACCTGCCCGGGGAAAGGTAATTACTGGTCTCTACATTCCCGAAGAACTCCTTTCTCTCTATGAAGGGGCTTTCCAATTGATTTTGTCTTCACCGCAGGCAGGGACTGCATCAGAAAATTCCCCCCAGTCTTCTTCGTCGGGTCAGGGGAAAGAACTGGGCCTTACCTTTTTGTACACCCTTCAGAACAGCGAGCTTATCCTGGAGTATGTTCCCTCCAGCGCTGTGGATGGGGTACAGGTGCTGCGTCGGGCCCCTGCGCCCCTTATTCTTCGCTTCCAGAAGGGAGAGACCTCTGGTGGAATCGAGCCCCCCCCTTTCTTTTTAGGGAGCGGCCGCTGGCTTATTCCAGAGAACCGCCGGAGCTAG
- the galE gene encoding UDP-glucose 4-epimerase GalE, translated as MKILVIGGAGYIGSHVAREFLDQGHEVVVFDNLSSGTEENLFPEERFIRGDIMDYPFLEKVMSEGFDALVHLAAFKAAGESMIKPEKYSLNNINGTIHILNAACATGIRYIVFSSSAATYGEPRYLPIDEEHPTNPENYYGFTKLEIERFLSWYDKLKGIKYAALRYFNAAGYDIQGRIRGLERNPANLLPVVMETACGIRPEVQVFGNDYDTIDGTGVRDYIHVNDLAVGHVSALEYIMKHNTSLTVNLGSETGLSVLQIIEAARRITGRPIPARIVGRRPGDPAKLTASAKKARELLGWQAKYSDVDTLVQTSWEVYRPHAR; from the coding sequence ATGAAAATACTTGTCATTGGAGGCGCAGGCTATATCGGTAGCCATGTGGCCCGGGAATTTCTGGATCAGGGCCATGAGGTAGTAGTGTTTGACAATCTTTCTTCGGGGACGGAGGAAAATCTATTCCCCGAAGAACGGTTTATCCGGGGAGACATCATGGATTACCCCTTCCTGGAAAAAGTGATGTCTGAGGGATTCGATGCACTGGTGCATCTTGCGGCCTTTAAGGCGGCAGGGGAATCGATGATCAAACCAGAAAAATATTCGCTTAACAACATCAATGGAACCATTCATATTTTGAATGCCGCCTGTGCCACGGGGATACGGTATATTGTTTTTTCTTCTTCCGCCGCCACCTATGGTGAGCCCCGGTATCTCCCCATCGACGAGGAACATCCAACTAACCCAGAAAACTACTACGGGTTTACCAAACTTGAAATAGAACGGTTCCTTTCGTGGTATGATAAGCTTAAGGGGATAAAATATGCGGCCCTTCGTTACTTTAATGCCGCGGGCTACGATATCCAGGGCCGTATTCGGGGCCTTGAGCGAAATCCGGCCAATCTTTTACCTGTGGTGATGGAAACCGCCTGCGGTATTCGACCGGAAGTGCAGGTTTTCGGGAATGATTACGATACCATTGATGGCACGGGGGTGCGGGATTATATTCATGTAAACGACCTGGCGGTGGGACACGTGTCTGCCCTGGAATACATCATGAAGCACAATACGAGCCTTACCGTGAATCTGGGGAGCGAAACGGGGCTTTCGGTTCTGCAAATTATCGAGGCCGCCCGACGTATTACGGGCCGTCCTATTCCGGCTCGAATTGTAGGAAGGCGTCCTGGCGATCCGGCAAAGCTCACCGCCTCGGCAAAGAAGGCCCGGGAACTCTTAGGCTGGCAGGCGAAGTACTCTGACGTAGATACCCTGGTGCAAACCAGTTGGGAGGTGTATCGCCCCCATGCGCGGTAA
- a CDS encoding ABC-F family ATP-binding cassette domain-containing protein: protein MAFVQCTKVSLAYGDRDILKDVSLFLGPGSRSALTGANGSGKSTLMKVVAGLIQPDRGERSVDRDSRIAYLPQSGIVHRGKTLREEVEQAFGFIQLLIQQMEQVGERLAQSREEDERTRALLDEYHRLQEKIARSGYYEREQFIGRVLEGLGFERSDWDRPVEVFSGGWQMRIALAKVLLERPDILLLDEPTNYLDVEARTWLEGWLREFPGAYLIVSHDRYFLDVTVNEVYELFQGTLRRYVGNYSTYEKIRQGELEALLAQYEAQQEEIARTEEFIRRFRYNAARASLVQDRIKRLEKMDRIEIPESLKRIHIELPPPPHCGRRVLVLEGLGKSYGNHRVFRNLDLLVEAGEKLLVVGRNGAGKTTLLRIIAGLDTDYEGTLTLGTDVQIGYFSQDVAETMTGSQSVLETLEAEAPLHLIPKLRDLLGAFLFRGDDVYKTVSVLSGGEKSRLALLRLLLHPVNLLILDEPTNHLDLHSKDVLLEALQKYPGTVIFVSHDRAFMEALSTKTLELSGGQGRLFYGNYAYYLERIEQESALPQETARIPPPKEQSLSAAARYREEEKKRQAQIRRLERQEAELMGRIEQLEAEKQSIEAALADLATYLQGQRVKELQGALTEVSRLIEAANAEWERCALELGALRSELRKEHT from the coding sequence ATGGCCTTTGTCCAGTGTACCAAAGTCTCCCTTGCCTATGGGGATAGGGATATCCTGAAGGACGTAAGCCTTTTCCTTGGTCCCGGTTCTCGTTCAGCCCTGACAGGGGCTAATGGCTCTGGGAAATCGACCTTAATGAAGGTTGTGGCGGGCCTGATTCAGCCTGACCGGGGTGAACGCTCCGTGGATCGGGATAGTCGCATTGCCTACCTTCCCCAATCGGGTATTGTTCACCGGGGTAAAACCCTCCGGGAAGAGGTAGAACAGGCCTTTGGGTTTATCCAGCTTCTCATCCAGCAGATGGAGCAGGTGGGCGAGAGGCTTGCCCAGAGCCGAGAGGAGGATGAGCGGACCCGTGCTTTGTTAGATGAATACCACCGGCTTCAGGAAAAAATAGCCCGGTCAGGATACTACGAACGGGAACAGTTTATTGGCCGAGTGCTGGAGGGACTCGGTTTTGAACGCTCCGATTGGGATCGTCCTGTCGAAGTATTTTCTGGGGGCTGGCAGATGCGGATAGCCCTCGCAAAGGTGCTTTTGGAACGGCCCGATATTCTGCTTCTCGACGAGCCTACCAACTACCTGGACGTAGAAGCCCGTACCTGGCTCGAAGGGTGGCTTAGAGAATTCCCGGGGGCCTACCTGATAGTTTCCCACGATCGGTATTTTCTCGATGTGACGGTGAATGAAGTGTATGAGTTGTTTCAGGGCACCCTGCGCCGGTATGTGGGTAATTACAGTACCTATGAAAAAATTCGACAGGGTGAACTGGAGGCGCTCCTGGCCCAGTACGAAGCCCAGCAGGAAGAAATCGCCCGAACCGAAGAGTTTATCCGCCGCTTTCGCTACAATGCGGCCCGGGCCTCGCTTGTGCAGGATCGGATCAAACGGCTTGAAAAAATGGATCGAATCGAGATCCCCGAGTCCCTCAAGCGCATACATATCGAACTGCCGCCGCCGCCCCATTGCGGCCGCAGGGTCTTAGTTCTGGAAGGCCTCGGCAAAAGCTACGGGAACCACCGGGTGTTCCGGAACCTGGATCTCCTTGTGGAGGCGGGAGAAAAACTGTTAGTGGTCGGCCGCAATGGGGCGGGGAAAACGACCCTTCTGCGGATCATCGCCGGTCTTGATACGGACTACGAGGGAACCCTTACTCTGGGTACGGATGTACAGATTGGCTATTTTTCCCAGGATGTGGCGGAAACCATGACCGGTTCTCAGTCGGTGCTGGAAACCCTGGAGGCGGAGGCTCCCCTGCACCTTATTCCCAAACTGCGGGACCTTTTGGGGGCCTTCCTTTTCCGGGGAGACGATGTGTACAAGACCGTTTCGGTTCTGTCGGGAGGGGAGAAGAGCCGCCTTGCCCTGCTCAGGCTGCTGCTCCATCCGGTGAACCTCCTGATTCTGGACGAACCGACGAATCACCTGGACCTTCATTCCAAGGATGTCCTCCTGGAGGCCCTGCAAAAATATCCGGGGACGGTGATCTTCGTGTCCCATGACCGGGCTTTCATGGAGGCCCTTTCGACAAAAACCCTGGAGCTTTCTGGAGGACAGGGGCGCCTTTTTTATGGGAATTACGCCTATTACCTTGAGCGGATTGAACAAGAATCGGCCCTTCCTCAGGAGACAGCCCGGATTCCTCCACCGAAAGAGCAGAGCCTTTCGGCGGCGGCCCGTTATCGGGAAGAAGAAAAGAAGCGACAGGCCCAAATCCGGCGTCTTGAACGACAGGAAGCAGAACTTATGGGCCGCATCGAACAACTGGAAGCGGAAAAGCAGAGTATCGAAGCTGCCCTCGCGGATCTCGCTACCTATCTGCAGGGGCAGCGAGTTAAGGAATTACAGGGAGCCCTTACAGAGGTATCCCGTTTAATAGAAGCGGCAAACGCAGAATGGGAGCGTTGTGCCCTGGAATTGGGGGCCCTCCGTTCTGAGCTACGAAAGGAGCACACATGA
- the add gene encoding adenosine deaminase has translation MNMIQKLPKVEIHIHAEATVQFATYYELNKKYKINKNYKDEQSFRQLLQISSLEDMIRNFFFLQSFFRAPEDFSLLAKDVVAYARRNNIWYMETYLSPSMVIRQGFVDFHDFVDPIVEVFSEEFKRGGIDIRIIIDVSRTFGYENAAQNLRLLKTYLSKKSTDRIIGIGLGGQEIDHPCKEYERVFKEAGEAGFHRVVHAGEEVGPESIWEAINYCHAERIGHGTSAIYDKKLLQYLKEHQLPLEICPTSNIVTRKFVSAYEDHPIYSFYPMGLMVTLNTDDPNLFDVELNDEYRRFLSYNGVQLSDGMKILKNTVLSSFAPQETKERLLKEIEMCVVPKGEVR, from the coding sequence ATGAACATGATACAAAAGTTACCAAAAGTAGAGATCCATATCCACGCGGAAGCCACAGTACAGTTTGCTACGTACTATGAGCTGAACAAAAAATACAAAATTAACAAAAACTATAAGGATGAACAAAGCTTCCGGCAGTTGTTACAGATTTCGAGTCTTGAAGACATGATTCGGAATTTCTTTTTTCTACAGTCCTTCTTTCGGGCCCCAGAGGATTTTTCACTCCTTGCAAAGGATGTGGTAGCCTATGCCCGGCGAAACAATATTTGGTACATGGAGACCTATCTTTCTCCTTCGATGGTTATCCGTCAGGGCTTTGTGGATTTCCATGATTTTGTAGATCCTATTGTGGAAGTATTTTCGGAGGAATTTAAGCGGGGTGGTATTGATATCCGCATCATTATTGACGTTTCCCGGACCTTTGGGTATGAAAATGCGGCCCAGAATTTACGGCTTCTTAAGACATATCTTTCCAAAAAAAGTACCGATCGCATTATTGGGATAGGCCTTGGAGGGCAAGAAATCGACCATCCTTGTAAGGAATATGAGCGGGTTTTCAAAGAGGCTGGGGAAGCAGGATTCCACCGAGTAGTCCATGCGGGAGAAGAAGTGGGGCCCGAATCTATCTGGGAGGCTATAAATTATTGTCATGCGGAACGGATTGGGCATGGTACCAGCGCTATTTACGACAAGAAACTGCTTCAGTATCTCAAAGAACACCAACTTCCCCTGGAAATCTGTCCCACCAGCAATATTGTGACCAGAAAATTTGTATCGGCCTATGAAGATCATCCCATTTATTCGTTTTATCCGATGGGCCTTATGGTAACCTTGAACACGGATGATCCAAATCTTTTTGATGTGGAACTGAACGACGAATATCGTCGTTTCCTCTCCTATAATGGAGTTCAACTCAGCGACGGTATGAAGATACTTAAAAATACGGTACTTTCTTCGTTTGCTCCCCAGGAGACGAAAGAAAGACTCCTTAAGGAAATTGAAATGTGTGTGGTTCCTAAAGGAGAAGTAAGGTAA
- a CDS encoding M20 family metallo-hydrolase codes for MDTRIEQYIAGSRDLVVELQRELTRRPALSPESGGGGELDKVTYLEGWLRAHGITQLERHDAPDSRVPSGIRPNLVATIPGKRDDKRLWIMSHTDVVPPGERALWNSDPWTVVDAGDRLIGRGVEDNQQGLVSSVLAALSLVQQDIVPPHTVKLLFVADEEMGSEYGIQWLLKNRSLFKSDDMVLIPDGGDPRGETIEVAEKNLLWLEIRTTGKQCHGSRPDQGANAHLAACELAVRLHDELPLRFPQRDPLFEPDRSTFEPTKHEGNVPNVNTIPGEDVFCMDMRILPCYPVQEVLAEVDRIMGEVAQKRGVRMEYRILQRVESKATSPEAPLVHLLSQAVQKVYGVTTRPIGIGGGTVGAFLRNENIDAVVWGRLEESAHQPNEYVLIANILGDATVMATLMMQER; via the coding sequence ATGGATACAAGGATAGAACAGTACATTGCAGGAAGTCGTGATCTCGTGGTGGAACTCCAGCGGGAGCTTACCCGTCGGCCCGCCCTTTCACCTGAATCAGGAGGGGGAGGAGAACTTGATAAGGTTACCTATCTTGAAGGCTGGCTCCGAGCCCATGGTATTACCCAGTTAGAGCGCCATGATGCCCCCGATAGTCGGGTTCCCTCCGGGATTCGTCCCAACCTGGTGGCCACCATTCCCGGGAAACGGGACGACAAGCGTCTGTGGATCATGAGCCACACCGATGTGGTTCCCCCGGGAGAACGGGCCCTCTGGAACAGCGACCCCTGGACGGTGGTAGATGCAGGGGATCGGCTTATTGGGCGGGGAGTAGAGGATAATCAACAGGGCCTCGTATCTTCGGTCCTGGCCGCCCTTTCGTTGGTCCAGCAGGATATCGTTCCGCCCCATACGGTGAAGCTCCTCTTCGTGGCCGACGAAGAAATGGGCAGTGAATATGGAATTCAGTGGCTCCTTAAAAATCGGTCCCTTTTTAAGTCCGACGATATGGTGCTTATCCCCGATGGGGGAGATCCCCGGGGCGAAACGATCGAAGTGGCGGAGAAGAATCTCCTCTGGCTCGAAATAAGAACCACCGGGAAGCAATGCCACGGCTCCCGACCTGACCAGGGGGCCAACGCCCATCTTGCGGCCTGTGAACTGGCGGTCCGCCTCCATGATGAGCTTCCCCTGCGGTTTCCCCAGCGGGATCCCCTCTTTGAGCCGGACCGTTCTACCTTTGAGCCCACTAAGCATGAGGGCAATGTGCCCAACGTGAATACGATCCCCGGGGAAGATGTGTTTTGTATGGACATGCGGATTTTACCCTGCTATCCGGTCCAGGAGGTTCTCGCGGAAGTGGACCGTATCATGGGCGAGGTTGCCCAGAAGCGGGGCGTGCGAATGGAATACCGCATCCTGCAGCGGGTAGAATCGAAGGCCACAAGTCCCGAGGCGCCGTTGGTGCACCTGCTTTCTCAGGCGGTACAAAAGGTATACGGCGTGACCACCCGGCCCATTGGGATCGGCGGAGGCACGGTGGGGGCCTTTTTGCGCAACGAGAATATCGATGCGGTAGTGTGGGGCCGCCTTGAAGAAAGCGCCCACCAACCGAATGAGTATGTCCTCATAGCGAATATTCTAGGAGATGCCACCGTCATGGCTACCCTGATGATGCAGGAGCGGTGA
- the pepF gene encoding oligoendopeptidase F → MKTTTIPNRSEVPTEYTWDLSSLYPSDEAWYKDLDLYEEKEKLIGNFRGTLGASAEKLADWLDFYRDLGILEERLAYYCELRQTEDEGAAAARAMTGRFTIIHARINTACAWAIPEIQAIPDERMAQFLEHPRLEEYRIYLKKILRWKPHILSDREERLIAMMSESEGTCQEAFSVLTNVDIDFGSIDTPEGPRPLSQSTWSSFMEKPDRDLRRRAYKAFYQQFEQHKNTLATLYAGSVKQDVIKARLRGFPSARAMALFPDRVDEAVYDNLVATVNRNLGPLHRYYELRKRVLGVPELRHYDVYVPLVQSVKRTTPWEEAVDIISKALAPLGEEYVHTLRSGLLGRWADRYENKGKRSGAFSAGSYTGLPYILMNYKEDVIRDVFTLAHEGGHSMHSWYSSRNNPFMHYGYTIFEAEVASTFNEELLFRYLEQEAETKEMKTYLINKRIDDILATLYRQTMFAEYEQRIHSLEEAGEPLTVDRLRSEYRTLLEKYFGPAMVFEPESDMEGLRIPHFYRAFYVYKYATGISASLALAERVLSGGEKERADYFTFLKSGGSRYPIEALQVAGVDMGSPEPIAQACQTFAQLVERLEQLLG, encoded by the coding sequence ATGAAAACAACCACCATTCCAAACCGTTCAGAAGTACCTACCGAATATACCTGGGATCTCTCGAGTTTGTATCCCAGCGATGAAGCCTGGTATAAAGACCTGGATCTTTACGAAGAAAAAGAAAAACTGATCGGAAATTTCCGAGGCACCCTCGGAGCATCCGCGGAAAAACTTGCAGACTGGCTCGATTTTTACCGGGATCTGGGCATTCTAGAAGAACGACTCGCCTACTATTGTGAACTTCGGCAAACCGAAGACGAAGGGGCCGCCGCCGCCCGAGCTATGACGGGCCGTTTTACCATTATCCATGCCCGCATAAATACGGCCTGTGCATGGGCTATCCCTGAAATTCAGGCTATCCCCGATGAAAGAATGGCCCAGTTTCTGGAGCATCCTCGTCTTGAAGAATACCGTATCTACCTAAAAAAGATACTTCGCTGGAAACCCCACATTCTCAGCGACCGGGAAGAACGACTTATCGCCATGATGTCCGAATCAGAAGGAACCTGCCAGGAGGCCTTCTCGGTGCTTACCAATGTGGATATAGACTTTGGAAGCATTGATACCCCCGAAGGTCCCCGTCCCCTTTCTCAATCGACCTGGTCCAGTTTTATGGAAAAACCCGACCGGGATCTCCGGCGCCGGGCATACAAAGCCTTTTATCAACAATTTGAACAACACAAGAACACCCTGGCCACGCTGTACGCTGGGTCTGTTAAGCAAGATGTTATTAAAGCCCGCCTTCGGGGGTTTCCCAGTGCCCGGGCAATGGCCCTCTTTCCTGACCGGGTAGATGAAGCGGTCTACGATAATCTCGTGGCCACGGTAAATCGTAACTTAGGCCCCCTCCATCGCTATTACGAACTCCGAAAGCGGGTGTTAGGGGTGCCAGAGCTGCGACACTATGATGTATACGTGCCGCTTGTTCAAAGCGTAAAGCGAACTACTCCGTGGGAAGAGGCGGTTGATATCATCAGTAAGGCCCTTGCTCCCCTGGGAGAAGAATACGTGCACACCCTTCGTTCAGGCCTTCTGGGGCGTTGGGCAGATCGCTACGAAAACAAAGGGAAACGCTCAGGGGCCTTTTCTGCGGGAAGTTATACGGGCTTGCCATACATCCTTATGAACTACAAAGAAGACGTGATCCGAGATGTCTTTACCCTCGCCCACGAAGGGGGCCATTCGATGCACTCCTGGTATTCGTCCCGGAATAATCCCTTTATGCACTATGGGTATACTATTTTTGAAGCAGAGGTGGCCAGCACGTTTAATGAGGAACTTCTGTTCCGGTATCTGGAACAAGAGGCTGAAACAAAGGAGATGAAAACCTATCTTATCAACAAACGGATCGATGACATCCTTGCCACCCTGTACCGCCAGACCATGTTTGCCGAATATGAGCAGCGGATCCATAGCTTAGAAGAAGCGGGGGAACCCCTTACGGTGGATAGGCTCCGCAGCGAATATCGAACCTTACTGGAAAAATACTTTGGACCAGCCATGGTGTTTGAACCAGAAAGCGACATGGAAGGGCTGCGGATTCCCCATTTTTATCGGGCCTTTTACGTGTACAAGTATGCAACGGGGATCTCCGCGTCCCTGGCACTGGCAGAACGGGTGCTCTCAGGAGGCGAGAAAGAACGGGCAGATTACTTTACCTTCCTGAAATCCGGTGGGTCCCGCTATCCGATCGAGGCACTCCAGGTCGCAGGGGTAGATATGGGGAGCCCGGAACCGATTGCCCAGGCGTGCCAGACCTTTGCGCAGCTCGTGGAAAGACTGGAACAACTCCTTGGTTAA